CTGGGCTGAGAGTGAGAAACATGGTTGCAGTTCCTCTCCTGTCCTCCCTCATTTACCTCAGCTGCCTtgtttaatataatatcagATTGAAGTAATAAAGTGAGACTGACCGTTAAAGCAAAGGATGGGATGGTACACTTTGCATTGATCATCATACCATTCACCACCACTGCCCATTGATACACAGTTTTCCTCACCACCCCTGTTATCAGGTTGCCCTGTGTACCAGTTGCGATACTCAGACTGCCCCCCTCTATAGAAATCACTGTCAGTCAGGGACCACTGCCAACTGTTCAGGTCAAGGTACAGTCCTATCCAGTTCCACACTGAAGCGCTGTCTGCAGTGTTGAGCAGTCTGTCCAGTTCTTCTGTATTGTCAACGGTGGCCAGGTCAGTGTATTTCTCTCGGCAGTATTGTTGTGCGTCAATCCAGCCCAGGGGTTTGTTCACAAAGACATACTGATGAGCGAGACATGAGGAGAGACTGCAGAGCCCtggaaacacacaacacaacacacacagactgtcactcAGAGCAGAGGCACTCAGGGGCCCAGCAACTGTGGGGCCAGCGGGGGTTGACAGTGGGTTTGTAGGAAACTGGGAGATCAATGTGTCCTCTTGTGTCTTTAGTGTTGTGATGTTGGATATCACTGAGTGTCCTACAGCAATGCTGGTGAGTCGGTGTGGAGAGTCAGTCAGTGCTGATTCAGGGTCTCTAGTTGTGGGTGTAGCTGTGCTGGTGCTGTGGAGTCCTGGCTGTGTGACAGTGTTTCTGGTCAGTGTTGCTGCTGAGAGACTGGGCCCAGTCAGCAGAAGGACACTGGCTCAGGGCTGCAGTCCCGTCACTGTAGTGGGTGATGTTGGGCCAATACTGGGCCAACAGTGTGAGGTGATGTGATCAGGGCCATTCCTGTCAGATTGTGTGTCAGACACAGTCAGGAACACAGGGGACACTGACCTGAGAACAGCAGGATGAGAAACACCCTCCGCTCCATGACTGGCCTGTCAGTCTGCATGAGACACGATTAAAGGCAACCTGTGTGTTCAAACtggacatttttttgtttttgtgtaaatGTCAATAATGTGTCAGACAAATTAGTGTTTGTCCCCAACCACACAACCCTACAACAGtgatgagaaagacctaggagtctatgtggactcctcactttctccatccaaacaatgtggggaagcaataaaaaaggcaaacacaatgctagggtatattgtcaaaagtgtagaattgagaacaagggcagtgatgttcagactgtacaatgcactagttagagctcatctggatactgtggacagttctgggctccacacttaagaacataagaacataacaaaATTTACAAAAACGAGAGGCCATCCACCCCATCgtgttcgtttggtgtccattaactaagtgatccaaggatcctatccagtctgactttaaatgttcccaaattttcagctaccacatcgctggggagtttgttcagattgtgacgcctctctgtgtgaagaagtgtctcctgttttctgtcttgaatgccgtTTCAAATTGGTACAGACATATTTAAATTGAATGATTTTAAAACATACTTTTTCAATAAACCTTTCTTTAACAAATGTAcccatgtaaatgtatttacttaacATAGCTTTTGTCACAATAAGATGACATTTTGGTCTAGTAATATTTTTATTAGGCTAGTAAAAATGTGAGGCTATTGGTCATCTGTCTAGTGCCAAAAATCCAAACTTTCCAGCCCTGAACAGATCTATAAATAATGCAGCACATTTGTGCTTTATATCAAGGGCCCTGACAGAAACCTGTGACCACACCTAAGACCAGACATGTACCTTTTTCAGACAGATAGTAGCACAACTAAGCGAAAGACAAGAAAGCTTTGAGATTGGATGGTAGTTATTGAGATCACTAGGGTTACATCCCTGATGGAGTTGAAAGTTGCAGCACTATGAAGTATAATAAATTGCAAATCCTTACCTGCTTACAATGTCACTGAAGATAACCTTTTCCTGTCTggttctctgtgtctgtctgtctgtatctcagtgatgtctctcagtgtctgtgcttgtctctctctgtgtttctgtctctgtgatgCTCTGCAATATTGACCTATGTGCCTCCCGGGCTGACAGCCTCTCTGCCTCGCACTACATGCAAATCTATTTTATCTTCTGACAATGAGGTCCTGTCAGTACAGCTACAGGGAAGACCATAATGGAACAGTATTTCCATAGAGAGCAGAGAGAGTGATCACATGCTGACAATTCTGATCAttctctaattccatttctgtGCACAGATATTTTATTGTCAACATATAGATCTAAAAAGGCAATAGTAATAGCATTTTACCAGGGGATCATGTTTGGAATCTTTTTTTACAATGTGACTATCCTTAATCCTGATCAATCAATCCTAATTGTATATAACAGCACTTAgattttactttccaggatttATGATCTCagttactgtacttacctgtgtaaattggaagttgtaaaatgtattatactttgaattgctttatataatgtaaatttgaatttgtaatgtttgatgctggTAGTTAAACTGTATTcttacactttgtattgcactgttgtaagtcgccctggataagggcgtctgccaataaataataataataataataataataataataataataataataataatgacagtaaGATTCTAATAAATTACAAATGGGGTTTAATGGGGAGAAAATATACACAGATGAATAAAGTAATGTACTCTTACAgttaaatatacagttaggtccataaatcattttgtctctgtacgccaccacaatggatttgaatggaaacaatcaagatgtcccaagaacaagcaggaactaaagacactgcagtgcaggcctggcagaacaTCACCAGGGaggaaacccagcatctggtgatgtcagGGGCGGATCTGCTTGCCCCCCCACAAGCACTGTGGACCAAACATTTTCAGATCCCCCCCCGCTAGTACTGCAGCCAAACACCGTTAATTCCCCCCCTCGCTAGCACCGCGGGCAAAACATTGTCAGCACCCCTTGTTAATTCGGCTAACCGCGGGGATGATGATGGACCCCCCTAAAACACAAGTTGCCCCGGCCATGCCCCCCCAGCTAAAATGGTCTAGAACTGCCACtgggtgatgtctatgggttccagacttcaggcagtcattgactgcaaaggatttgcaaccaagtattgactcatgattatacacttaaagcacatcttgattgttttctttcaaatccattgtggtggcgtagagagacaaaatgatgacaattgtgtcactggccaaatatttatggacctaattgtaattgaaaacattgtaaatatgatgattatttttccttaatacatttttgtcaGAGGAATGATTAGAGGAAGGGAGCTGAAAACCATTTTGAATAAAGgtacttatgtatttattatgtattctttttgcatttaaaaattattaactgaaatgctttatttagtaaatattctttattttttgtctctTACCTTGCCCATGTAACCTCTGTatggcacacatacacaaaacatacataaatacatacacaaggGTTTGATGACAGAGTGCATAGATGCTCTTAagttacatatatttaaataaatacacacacacacacacacacacacacacacacagtatatataacTATAGACTTCTTAACGCATCTTCATACAGAATGGGGAATCATGGGAGTCTGCAGGATGCCAGAGGAGCTCAGCATAGTGTGAATGGAAGCAGATGGCAAGTACTTTTGAAAGTAATGGTTCTTGTGAAGggtaaaggcatctgctaataaataaacaataataatacttatttatgaatttatcaCAACTGGTTATAAGTACAAGCTGTACAAGCCATCAATAATAGTTTTCAAACAGAGACCGTGCTGTATGACCATCGATGACACCGCATCTGTGGATTATGTGTCTCTTATTTTCACTGCCTTTTGAATATGTGAATATATGCGCACAGGAAAGTATATCTAACATATTCAGTTCAATTGTCAACTGATCCACTGTATTTCACtgagtatttttatttattcgtgATATACACAGGGGGACAGAAGTCACTATAGAGTTGCCACAATAAAGGTtcaatctgtttgttttttaaaaaagaaacagtcacttttatattaaaacatttctacaaaagtaaatatatttaacaataCACAACTATGTATATGGAAAAAAAAGGTGCAGCAAAAATCACATATCTTGCAGAGGAGTGCGGTCACAGGAAATGAAAATACCATGACGACCCTTTATCAGACGCAGTGAGTGGGTCGTGTTGCCTGCGGTCTGCTGTGTGCCTCTCTTTCCACTGAGCAGAAAACAGGAAACTGTCCACTGGCACATAAAAGAGGAAATGGGCTCGTattacactaccgttcaaaagtttggggtcacttagaaatgtccttgttttcgaaagaaaagcaattttttcgtccattaaaataacatcaaattgatagtgtagacattgttaatgttgtaaatgacaatTGTAGCTGGacacggctgatttgtaatggaatatctacataggcgtacaggggcccattatcagcaaccattagtcctgtgttccaatggcacgttgtttgagaaacagacgcctcacagctcctcaactggcagcttcattaaatagtacctgcaaaacaccagtctcaacgtcaacagtgaagaggcgactccgggatgctggccttctaggcaaagttgcaaagaaaaagccaaatctcagactggccaataaaaagaaaagattaagatgggtaAAAGAAcacacactggacagaggaagattggaaaagagtgttatggacagacgaatctaagtttgaggtgttcagatcacaaagaagaacactcgtaagacgcagaccaaatgaaaagatgctggaggagtgcttgacaccatctgtcaagcatggggGAGGCAATGTGagggtctgggggtgctttggtggtggtaaagtgggagatttgtacagggtaaaagggatcatgaagaaggaaggctatcactccattttgcaacaccgtgccataccctgtggatggcACTTGACTGGAGCcagtttcctcctacaacaggacagtgacccaaagcacagctccaaactatgcaagaactattgagggaagaagcagtcagctggtattctgtctataaggAAGTGGCAGCACAGTCACCGCATCTCAAGCCTATTGAGCTGGTGTGAGaacagcttgaccgtatggtacgtaagaagtgcccatcaagccaatccaccTTGgtggaggtgcttcaggaaacATGGTGTCTCTTCAGGtctgccaaaggtctgcaaggctgtaattgctgcaaatggaggattctttaacaaaatcaaagtttgaaggacacaattataataaataattaccaataattatttctaacctGTCAATGACTAGAtgtcctattcattttgctatatttcctattcaaactcatttaatgtatgttttaatggaaaacaaggacatttctaagtgaccccaaacttttgaattgtagtgtagttattattattattattattattattattattattattattattatt
This Amia ocellicauda isolate fAmiCal2 chromosome 15, fAmiCal2.hap1, whole genome shotgun sequence DNA region includes the following protein-coding sequences:
- the LOC136772074 gene encoding C-type mannose receptor 2-like, yielding MERRVFLILLFSGLCSLSSCLAHQYVFVNKPLGWIDAQQYCREKYTDLATVDNTEELDRLLNTADSASVWNWIGLYLDLNSWQWSLTDSDFYRGGQSEYRNWYTGQPDNRGGEENCVSMGSGGEWYDDQCKVYHPILCFNESSNATQRYVLIDQVKNWTEAQRFCRENYTDLVSVRSQSENEEVKKAAKGQCVWIGLFRDPWKWSDQSSSSFRHWDTDEPNGAGIQQICAGIKSEWIRLGLPEDTTLRWREQAEGQVFHQEEGGGETLEPQC